The proteins below are encoded in one region of Carettochelys insculpta isolate YL-2023 chromosome 14, ASM3395843v1, whole genome shotgun sequence:
- the CYBA gene encoding cytochrome b-245 light chain, whose amino-acid sequence MGRIEWAMWANEQALASGLILVAGGIVAVAAQFKGWQFAAYSIAAGVLVCLLEYPRGKREKGSTMERCGQKYLTAVVKVFGPVTRNYYVRAILHAALAVPAGFLLSTILGTVCLGIASAIYLLAAIRGEEWKPIEQKAPERLQVGGGTMKQPPSMPPPRPPVETRKKQPSEEAGQENPIPVTTKA is encoded by the exons TTCTCGTGGCAGGAGGGATCGTGGCTGTAGCGGCTCAGTTCAAAGGCTGGCAGTTCGCTGCTTATTCCAT agcagcTGGGGTCCTTGTCTGCTTGCTGGAATACCCCCGGGGGAAGCGGGAGAAGGGCTCCACCATGGAGCGATG cggCCAGAAGTACCTGACCGCCGTGGTGAAGGTTTTCGGGCCGGTCACTAGGAATTACTACGTCCGGGCCATCCTGCACGCTGC TCTGGCGGTGCCTGCAGGGTTCCTGTTATCCACCATCCTGGGCACCGTGTGCTTGGGCATAGCCAGTGCCATCTATTTATTG GCGGCCATCCGCGGCGAGGAGTGGAAGCCCATCGAGCAGAAGGCCCCGGagcggctgcaggtgggaggaggcacCATGAAGCAGCCCCCCAGCATGCCGCCCCCGCGGCCCCCGGTGGAAACGCGCAAGAAGCAGCCCTCGGAGGAGGCCGGGCAGGAGAATCCCATCCCCGTCACCACGAAGGCCTAG
- the IL17C gene encoding interleukin-17C — MDSTSLGMLCALLLFSLAATHGKRPHRQPHCYSQEQLQAGELPTHFVSRHMKWDHYTPVQLVPFLEQLQQDAGRRRKRQVEGCPVLQLQASLDSEPNERSLSPWRYRIDEDENRYPPKLAFAECLCKGCIDVKTGRETTSLNSVLLSQTMMVLRRTPCPTSARPGSFTFEVDYIEVPVGCTCVLPKSRG, encoded by the exons ATGGACTCCACCAGCCTG GGGATGCTGTGCGCCCTGCTCCTGTTCTCGCTGGCAGCCACCCACGGCAAGAGgccccaccgccagccccactgctacagccaggagcagctgcaggccggGGAACTGCCCACCCACTTTGTGAGCAGGCATATGAAGTGGGACCACTACACCCCCGTCCAGCTGGTGCCattcctggagcagctgcagcaggacgcAGGCCGGAGGCGCAAGCGCCAGGTGGAAGGCTGTCcggtgctgcagctccaggccagcCTCGACAGCGAGCCCAACGAGCGCTCCCTCTCGCCCTGGCGATACCG CATCGACGAGGATGAGAACCGCTACCCGCCGAAGCTGGCCTTCGCCGAGTGCCTGTGCAAGGGCTGCATTGACGTCAAGACCGGCCGGGAGACGACCTCGCTCAACTCGGTGCTCCTGAGCCAGACCATGATGGTGCTGCGCCGCACGCCTTGCCCCACCAGCGCCAGGCCGGGATCCTTTACCTTCGAGGTGGACTACATCGAGGTGCCGGTGGGCTGCACCTGTGTCCTCCCCAAGTCCCGCGGCTGA